One Clostridium novyi NT genomic window carries:
- a CDS encoding chemoreceptor glutamine deamidase CheD, with protein MNKDEIRIGIADLNVALPPKKLITVGLGSCIGIALYDSIKKIGGLAHIMLPDSTQFSNVSNPMKFADLAIPMLLEKMEKQGAVKRHLKAKIAGGASMFNFSDKSMIMDIGNRNSKSVKKVLGEYGIPIISEDTGGNKGRTMIFSTEDGMVEIRTVGMGIRAI; from the coding sequence ATGAATAAAGATGAAATAAGGATAGGTATCGCAGACTTAAATGTTGCATTACCTCCCAAAAAACTTATAACAGTAGGGCTTGGTTCTTGTATTGGAATAGCCTTATATGATTCTATTAAAAAAATAGGTGGACTTGCACATATAATGCTTCCAGATAGCACTCAGTTTTCAAATGTAAGTAATCCTATGAAATTTGCAGATCTTGCAATACCAATGCTTCTAGAAAAAATGGAGAAACAAGGAGCTGTTAAAAGACATCTAAAAGCAAAAATTGCAGGGGGAGCTTCTATGTTTAACTTTTCAGATAAGAGTATGATAATGGATATAGGAAATAGAAATAGTAAGTCAGTGAAAAAAGTTTTAGGAGAATATGGAATACCAATTATCAGTGAAGATACTGGTGGAAACAAAGGAAGAACTATGATATTTAGTACAGAAGATGGAATGGTGGAAATAAGAACAGTGGGAATGGGAATAAGAGCAATATAA
- a CDS encoding flagellar protein FlgN, with translation MNKVEFIKGLLEVMNDQRIALNKLLLILEKQHEYIIKDDVFGMEAVVEDIQKSNQEVADLELKRRQFTNGLLEDKTLGKLIYELDNPKLIEVFRKVRNKLEEIRLQKDTNDLLIKQGISLNNRILAFLNPDRQAKTYNGYGKMRR, from the coding sequence ATGAATAAGGTGGAATTTATAAAAGGTCTTCTAGAAGTTATGAATGATCAAAGAATAGCTTTAAATAAATTGCTACTAATATTAGAAAAACAGCATGAATATATAATAAAAGATGATGTGTTTGGAATGGAAGCTGTTGTAGAAGATATACAAAAGAGTAATCAAGAAGTAGCTGATTTAGAATTAAAAAGAAGACAGTTCACAAATGGATTATTAGAAGATAAAACATTAGGAAAGCTCATATATGAGTTAGACAATCCAAAACTTATAGAAGTTTTTAGAAAAGTTCGTAACAAACTAGAGGAAATAAGGTTGCAAAAAGATACCAATGATTTATTGATAAAACAAGGAATTAGTTTAAATAATAGGATACTTGCATTTTTAAATCCAGATAGACAGGCAAAAACATACAATGGGTACGGGAAAATGAGAAGATAG
- a CDS encoding chemotaxis protein CheC — translation MSYLDMTPMQLDALKEVGNIGAGNAATALSQLLGRKVDMTVPSVNILPFDEVFSSTGIEKVVIGIIVRVLGDTPGNILFIIDNATAFKIIKSLTGETSSQLTEMGQSVLCEIGNIIASSYMNAIAKFTNLVITPSVPAVCNDMLGAILSTTFIESGQFDEQVLDLETKFLQDEQEDTNGHFYYIPMPGSLEKILNTLGVK, via the coding sequence GTGAGTTATCTTGATATGACACCTATGCAATTAGATGCATTAAAAGAAGTGGGGAATATTGGAGCTGGAAATGCGGCTACTGCTTTATCTCAACTTTTAGGAAGAAAAGTTGATATGACGGTACCTTCAGTTAACATATTACCTTTTGATGAAGTGTTTTCATCAACTGGAATTGAAAAGGTTGTTATAGGTATTATTGTTAGAGTACTTGGAGACACTCCAGGTAATATACTTTTTATTATAGACAATGCTACAGCGTTTAAAATAATAAAGTCGCTTACAGGAGAAACTTCATCACAGTTAACAGAAATGGGACAATCTGTTCTTTGTGAAATAGGAAATATAATAGCTTCATCTTACATGAATGCTATAGCGAAGTTTACGAATTTAGTAATAACTCCTTCGGTACCTGCAGTATGTAATGATATGCTAGGAGCTATTTTATCCACAACTTTTATAGAATCAGGACAATTTGATGAACAAGTACTTGATTTAGAAACTAAATTTTTACAAGATGAACAAGAAGACACCAATGGACATTTTTATTACATCCCAATGCCAGGTTCATTGGAAAAAATATTAAATACATTAGGAGTAAAGTAA
- a CDS encoding protein-glutamate methylesterase/protein-glutamine glutaminase: MEKIKVIVVDDSALMRKIISDMINMQPDMEVICTARNGEDLIKKLETEKPDVITLDIEMPKMNGMETLHEMKIKKYKIPTIMLSSVSKEGTKLTMECLHNGAFDFIAKPSGAISLDIEKVGDELVSKIRVSKSKNNFKIKRNIDKSALSKTKIRRMPSKVGTSNIEAVVIGASTGGPKALYKVITELPEKLGVPIFVVQHMPVGFTKAFADRLDANSKIKVIEASEGDIIKKDVVYVAKGGSHMEITKDKKIHLSEEPPIWGVRPAVDKLFISAAKVYGSHVLSVVLTGMGRDGAEGTKVIKDLGGMTISEDKDTCTIYGMPKAAFETGKVDYVLPIYEISEAIAKNTIGSGR, from the coding sequence TTGGAAAAAATAAAAGTAATAGTTGTGGATGATTCAGCACTTATGAGAAAAATTATATCAGACATGATAAACATGCAACCAGATATGGAAGTTATATGTACAGCCAGAAATGGGGAAGACCTAATAAAAAAGCTTGAAACTGAAAAGCCAGATGTAATAACTTTAGATATCGAAATGCCAAAAATGAATGGAATGGAAACATTGCATGAAATGAAGATTAAAAAATATAAAATACCAACAATCATGTTAAGTAGTGTTTCAAAAGAAGGAACTAAACTTACAATGGAATGTCTCCATAATGGAGCCTTTGATTTTATAGCAAAGCCTTCTGGAGCTATATCACTGGATATTGAAAAGGTTGGTGATGAATTGGTAAGTAAAATTAGGGTTTCTAAAAGCAAAAACAATTTTAAAATTAAAAGAAATATAGACAAAAGTGCTTTATCAAAAACTAAAATAAGAAGGATGCCAAGCAAAGTAGGAACGTCAAATATAGAAGCAGTTGTTATAGGGGCATCTACAGGAGGACCCAAAGCATTATACAAAGTTATAACAGAGCTTCCTGAAAAATTAGGTGTTCCAATATTTGTAGTACAACATATGCCAGTAGGTTTTACAAAAGCCTTTGCAGATAGGCTTGATGCTAACAGCAAAATAAAAGTTATTGAAGCATCAGAAGGTGACATTATTAAGAAAGATGTAGTGTATGTTGCAAAGGGTGGATCTCATATGGAAATAACAAAGGACAAAAAGATACACTTATCTGAGGAGCCACCAATATGGGGAGTTAGACCTGCTGTTGACAAGCTATTTATATCTGCGGCTAAAGTATATGGTTCTCATGTTTTAAGTGTAGTTTTAACTGGTATGGGAAGAGATGGTGCAGAAGGAACAAAAGTTATAAAAGACCTTGGAGGAATGACAATTTCAGAAGATAAAGATACTTGCACTATATATGGTATGCCTAAAGCTGCCTTTGAAACTGGAAAGGTTGATTATGTACTTCCCATTTATGAAATTTCAGAGGCTATAGCTAAAAATACTATAGGCAGTGGGAGGTAA
- a CDS encoding chemotaxis protein CheA, with protein sequence MDTSQYLSMFLEESIDNLQTLNESLLELEQDPNNIDKLNEIFRVAHTIKGMAATMGFNEMAELTHKMEDVLSQFREGNLKVTQEVVTVLFKCLDTLEQMVNNISEGVDEVIEVDHIIEKLEAIAEGNSDEKSEENKSIVEESVDTDNKQEESEFKKQINEYDLNVIKQAVDKGFNAFYIKVILNENTLLKSARAFLIFKSLEECGEIIKCMPSADDLENENFDFEIEMVYLTTKNKEEIYEILIDISEVDEVIVDNVSVNTQEKEAQNDIKDEVKPKEKEEEFEETVKKQEVKKPEGKKQQAKSAEPKKRRKVHQSVRVDLERLDKFMNMVSELVIHRTRLEQISSNYRSAELNETLEQVARTTSDLQDLVMKIRMLPLETVFNRFPRMVRDLSVELDKDIDFIIKGQDTELDRTVIDEIGEPLIHLIRNAADHGIESREERSAAGKNTTGTIKLIAYQEGTKAIIKVQDDGGGIDVEKVRAKANKIGINTEGMSEDDIKNLIFAQGFSTNEVVTDVSGRGVGMDVVKTKISSLGGTVDVMSEEGKGSTFTITLPLTLQIIQALLVKIGSETMAISLGYIDRVIDFKENNVMKTDNKEVIVYNDNVIPLVRVSEKLGLEKPELSKQYIVIVKVGGKTVGLLVDGLLGQQETVIKPLGKTLKGLKEYIGATIYGDGLVTLILDVAALI encoded by the coding sequence ATGGATACATCACAATATTTGTCAATGTTTCTTGAAGAATCTATTGACAATCTTCAAACTTTAAATGAATCATTATTAGAACTAGAGCAAGATCCAAACAATATAGACAAGTTAAATGAAATTTTTAGAGTGGCTCATACAATAAAAGGTATGGCAGCGACTATGGGATTTAACGAAATGGCAGAACTTACTCACAAAATGGAAGATGTATTATCTCAGTTTAGGGAAGGAAATTTAAAAGTAACTCAAGAAGTTGTAACAGTATTATTTAAATGTCTTGATACCTTAGAACAAATGGTTAATAACATTTCAGAAGGTGTTGATGAAGTAATAGAAGTAGATCACATAATTGAAAAATTAGAAGCTATTGCTGAAGGAAATAGTGATGAAAAAAGTGAAGAAAATAAAAGCATAGTAGAAGAATCAGTTGATACAGATAATAAACAAGAAGAAAGTGAATTTAAAAAACAAATAAATGAATATGATTTAAATGTAATAAAGCAAGCTGTAGATAAAGGATTTAATGCTTTTTATATTAAAGTTATATTAAATGAAAATACACTTTTAAAATCAGCAAGAGCATTTTTAATATTCAAAAGCCTTGAAGAATGTGGAGAAATAATAAAATGTATGCCATCAGCAGATGACCTTGAAAATGAAAATTTTGATTTTGAAATAGAGATGGTATATTTAACCACTAAAAATAAAGAAGAAATTTACGAAATTTTAATTGATATATCTGAAGTTGATGAGGTTATAGTCGATAATGTAAGTGTAAATACACAAGAAAAAGAAGCACAAAATGATATTAAAGACGAGGTGAAGCCTAAGGAAAAAGAAGAAGAGTTTGAAGAAACAGTAAAAAAACAAGAAGTTAAAAAGCCAGAAGGTAAAAAACAACAAGCTAAAAGTGCCGAACCTAAAAAGCGTAGAAAAGTACATCAATCTGTAAGAGTTGATTTAGAAAGATTAGATAAGTTTATGAATATGGTATCAGAGCTTGTTATTCATAGAACTAGATTAGAACAAATAAGTTCTAACTATAGATCAGCAGAATTAAATGAAACATTAGAACAAGTTGCAAGAACAACGTCTGATCTTCAAGATCTTGTTATGAAGATCAGAATGTTACCACTTGAAACAGTATTTAATAGATTCCCAAGAATGGTAAGAGATTTATCAGTTGAACTTGATAAAGATATAGATTTTATAATAAAGGGACAAGATACTGAACTTGATAGAACAGTTATAGATGAAATAGGAGAACCTCTAATTCATTTAATAAGAAATGCAGCAGATCATGGTATAGAAAGTAGAGAAGAAAGAAGTGCTGCTGGAAAAAATACAACTGGAACTATAAAACTTATAGCATATCAAGAAGGAACAAAAGCTATAATAAAAGTTCAAGATGATGGTGGCGGAATAGACGTTGAAAAAGTTCGTGCTAAAGCAAACAAAATTGGAATAAATACTGAGGGTATGAGTGAAGATGATATTAAGAATCTTATTTTTGCTCAAGGCTTTAGTACAAATGAAGTAGTCACAGATGTATCAGGCAGAGGCGTTGGAATGGACGTTGTCAAAACAAAGATAAGTTCTCTTGGTGGAACTGTTGATGTTATGTCTGAAGAAGGAAAAGGTTCTACATTTACTATTACATTGCCTTTGACACTTCAAATAATCCAAGCACTACTGGTTAAAATTGGATCAGAAACTATGGCAATATCTTTAGGTTATATAGATAGAGTTATAGATTTTAAAGAAAATAATGTAATGAAAACTGACAATAAGGAAGTAATAGTATATAATGATAATGTAATTCCACTTGTGAGAGTTTCTGAGAAATTAGGACTGGAAAAACCAGAGTTATCAAAACAGTATATTGTAATTGTAAAAGTTGGAGGAAAAACAGTAGGACTTTTAGTAGATGGGCTATTAGGTCAACAAGAAACAGTAATAAAACCTTTAGGAAAAACATTAAAGGGGCTTAAAGAATATATAGGTGCAACTATTTATGGTGATGGACTTGTAACTTTAATACTTGATGTTGCTGCTTTAATATAA
- the flgM gene encoding flagellar biosynthesis anti-sigma factor FlgM — translation MKITGISVNKVVNIYETNKSKVNENKKVCKKDTLEISKLGKELCSVENGEVSSVTPERIEEIKSQIAKGTYKVDSKLIAKKMLSRY, via the coding sequence ATGAAGATTACAGGAATATCTGTGAATAAAGTAGTTAATATATATGAAACAAATAAAAGTAAAGTTAATGAAAATAAAAAGGTATGTAAAAAGGATACTTTGGAAATATCAAAACTGGGAAAAGAACTATGTTCCGTTGAAAATGGAGAAGTATCATCAGTAACACCTGAAAGAATAGAAGAAATAAAGAGTCAAATAGCAAAGGGAACGTACAAAGTTGATTCAAAGCTTATAGCTAAAAAAATGTTATCTAGATATTAA
- a CDS encoding chemotaxis protein CheW, whose product MENKEIKVLIFKINNQYYATDIKEVERILGYEVPTNLPDSPEFIEGVINHEGNILPVMSIAKKFNIQESDNKKNAKIVVIKEVQNKIGVIVDVVSEVRNIYLKDIEQPPEIISEVSKRYIEGLIKLENKIIIFLNLGKILTDEEREAILN is encoded by the coding sequence ATGGAGAATAAGGAAATAAAAGTATTAATTTTCAAAATAAATAATCAATATTATGCAACAGATATTAAAGAAGTAGAAAGAATTTTAGGATACGAGGTTCCGACGAATCTTCCGGATTCTCCAGAATTTATTGAAGGAGTAATAAATCATGAAGGTAATATATTACCTGTAATGAGTATAGCTAAAAAATTTAATATACAGGAAAGTGATAATAAAAAAAATGCAAAAATAGTAGTTATAAAAGAGGTGCAAAATAAAATTGGAGTTATTGTAGATGTTGTATCAGAGGTAAGAAATATATATCTTAAAGATATAGAACAGCCTCCAGAAATCATATCAGAAGTATCTAAAAGATATATAGAAGGGTTAATAAAATTAGAAAACAAAATAATAATTTTTTTGAACCTTGGTAAAATATTGACCGATGAAGAAAGAGAGGCCATTCTTAATTAG
- a CDS encoding CheR family methyltransferase, producing MDLKDFEKWAFKEFKIDLSAYKSNQLHRRILSLMSRVGVKTVDDYVELLKKDGEQRQKFLDFITINVTEFFRNPDIFNDLKSKIENDLIKNERNLKIWSAACSIGAEPYSIAIILDNLISKGNHKILATDIDNNILERAKRGEYTKGEIKNVRSEYIRKYFKEEEDKYIISPKIKKMVTFKKHDLILDSYERNFDLIVCRNVVIYFNQDVKDAIYKKFSDSLKKGGLLFVGATESIYNYRDYGFEKASTFIYKKL from the coding sequence ATGGATTTAAAAGATTTTGAAAAATGGGCATTTAAAGAATTTAAAATAGATCTTTCAGCATATAAATCTAATCAACTCCACAGAAGAATATTAAGCTTAATGTCAAGAGTTGGGGTTAAAACCGTAGATGATTATGTAGAACTTTTAAAGAAAGACGGAGAACAAAGACAAAAATTTTTAGATTTCATAACTATAAATGTAACTGAATTTTTTAGAAATCCAGATATATTTAATGATTTAAAAAGCAAAATAGAAAATGATTTAATAAAGAATGAAAGAAATTTAAAAATATGGAGTGCCGCATGTTCTATAGGAGCAGAACCATATTCTATAGCAATAATATTAGACAATTTAATTTCAAAAGGAAATCATAAAATTTTAGCTACCGATATAGATAATAATATCCTAGAGAGAGCTAAAAGAGGAGAATACACTAAAGGTGAAATAAAAAATGTAAGAAGTGAATATATAAGAAAATATTTCAAAGAAGAAGAGGATAAATACATAATAAGTCCTAAAATAAAAAAAATGGTTACCTTTAAAAAACATGACTTAATACTGGATAGTTATGAAAGAAATTTTGATTTAATAGTATGCAGAAATGTAGTAATCTATTTTAATCAAGATGTAAAAGATGCTATTTATAAAAAGTTTAGTGACTCTTTGAAAAAAGGAGGATTGTTATTTGTAGGTGCCACGGAAAGTATATATAATTATAGAGATTATGGTTTCGAAAAAGCTTCTACATTCATATATAAGAAACTATAG
- the fliY gene encoding flagellar motor switch phosphatase FliY: MNSDNGFLSQDEIDSLLNGGGKDETQEQSQENVSNVSDETKVDEKKESPITDTERDLLGEIGNISMGSASTALSTIIASAVNITTPQVRVTTLKELRDTFEVPNIALEVKYTSGIIGGNLLVMKIPDAAVIANLMMGGDGKIEEKSELTEIEESAVSEAMNQMIGSAATSMATMFGREVNISPPISKIWKDAALPLSESISEEEDIIEVSFKLTIGDLVDSNIMQILPIKTAKKIVSIMMGEEEEDMQLNPKVEERPVNIKSDLNKAPQQIDPKPAETYTQPQNSVPQSQVSVQRANFAPLDQNPISGVPQNIDLILDVPLEISVVLGKTKKSIKEVLDLGTGSLIELDKLAEEPVEIYVNGKKIAYGEVVVVDENFGVRIVSIVSGEERVKSLRG, translated from the coding sequence ATGAATAGTGATAACGGATTCCTTTCACAAGATGAAATAGATTCACTGTTAAATGGTGGCGGAAAAGACGAAACTCAAGAGCAATCACAAGAAAATGTATCTAATGTATCTGATGAAACTAAAGTGGATGAAAAAAAAGAAAGTCCAATTACAGATACAGAAAGAGATTTACTTGGAGAGATAGGGAATATATCAATGGGCTCTGCTTCAACTGCACTATCAACTATAATTGCTAGTGCGGTTAATATAACAACGCCACAAGTTAGAGTAACAACATTAAAAGAATTAAGAGATACTTTTGAAGTACCTAATATAGCATTAGAAGTAAAATATACAAGCGGTATAATAGGTGGTAACTTACTTGTAATGAAGATACCAGATGCCGCTGTAATTGCCAATCTTATGATGGGTGGCGATGGAAAAATAGAAGAAAAATCTGAACTTACAGAAATTGAAGAAAGTGCTGTATCAGAAGCTATGAATCAAATGATAGGTTCAGCTGCAACTTCAATGGCCACAATGTTTGGAAGAGAAGTTAATATATCTCCTCCTATTTCAAAGATATGGAAGGATGCAGCTTTGCCATTAAGTGAAAGTATATCAGAAGAAGAAGATATAATTGAAGTATCGTTTAAGTTAACTATTGGAGATTTAGTGGATAGCAATATAATGCAAATACTTCCGATTAAAACAGCTAAAAAGATAGTTTCTATAATGATGGGAGAAGAGGAAGAAGATATGCAATTAAATCCTAAAGTAGAAGAAAGACCTGTAAATATTAAATCAGATTTAAATAAGGCTCCACAACAAATAGATCCGAAGCCAGCTGAAACATACACTCAGCCACAAAATTCTGTGCCTCAATCACAAGTAAGTGTACAAAGAGCAAATTTTGCTCCACTTGATCAAAATCCTATCAGTGGAGTACCTCAAAATATTGATTTGATTTTAGATGTACCACTTGAAATTTCAGTTGTACTTGGAAAAACTAAAAAGTCAATAAAAGAAGTATTAGATCTTGGTACAGGATCATTAATAGAATTAGATAAACTTGCAGAAGAGCCAGTTGAAATATATGTAAATGGAAAGAAAATAGCTTATGGTGAAGTAGTCGTTGTAGATGAAAACTTTGGTGTAAGAATTGTTAGTATAGTAAGTGGAGAAGAAAGAGTTAAATCTTTAAGAGGATAA
- a CDS encoding chemotaxis protein CheW → MQVVIFKLGDEQFAVETAKVQGINDMMEITRVPNAPSHIKGLINLRGNVISLLDINLLLNISKGEDEHGNIIILKMEDEQIGITVDEVDEVLEIEEEILEKVDDSNKGYIKGIINFKTRVVTLIDIDKLFVN, encoded by the coding sequence ATGCAAGTTGTCATATTTAAGCTTGGAGATGAACAGTTTGCAGTAGAAACTGCAAAAGTTCAGGGCATAAATGATATGATGGAAATAACAAGAGTTCCTAATGCACCCAGTCATATAAAAGGATTAATAAATCTAAGAGGGAATGTAATATCCCTCTTAGATATAAATTTGTTACTTAATATATCAAAAGGTGAAGATGAACATGGTAATATAATTATCCTAAAGATGGAAGATGAGCAAATAGGAATAACTGTAGATGAAGTTGATGAAGTATTAGAAATAGAAGAAGAAATACTAGAAAAAGTTGATGATTCTAACAAAGGTTATATAAAAGGAATAATTAATTTTAAAACTAGGGTAGTAACTTTAATAGATATAGATAAATTATTTGTAAATTAG
- the fliM gene encoding flagellar motor switch protein FliM produces MADVLTQSEIDALLSALDSGELNPDELEKEEEKQKVKAYDFRSPQKFSKDHIRTLELIHDNFARTISNYLTAQVRTNVKINIETVQQITYEEFIHSVPNPTILTIFKMPPLSGSILFETNPQFAYQIIDVLLGGSGTGKYKTREFTDIDKNIIKQINKGLIANLKLAWEDVMEVEPEIEGLETNPALNQTLAPNEPVALITFSVEMGGNNTFINICIPYLSIEKVLDKLVVQYWFRENNTETLEGSKEKLRKRMNVVELPMTVVLGSTNLTIGQFLTLSVGDVITLDSLTSSPVKVVVGNEPYLLGRPGTIGKNRGVQILDIIDKDVENYE; encoded by the coding sequence ATGGCAGACGTTCTAACACAAAGTGAAATAGATGCCCTTTTATCTGCTTTAGATTCTGGTGAGCTAAATCCTGATGAATTAGAAAAAGAGGAAGAAAAGCAAAAAGTAAAAGCGTATGACTTTAGAAGTCCTCAGAAATTTTCAAAGGACCATATAAGAACATTAGAACTTATTCACGATAATTTTGCCAGAACAATTTCTAATTATCTAACAGCACAAGTTAGAACCAATGTTAAAATTAATATAGAAACAGTTCAGCAAATAACCTATGAAGAATTTATTCATTCAGTACCTAATCCGACTATATTAACCATATTTAAAATGCCACCTCTAAGTGGATCTATATTATTTGAAACTAATCCACAATTTGCATATCAAATTATAGATGTATTACTTGGTGGTTCTGGAACTGGTAAATATAAGACAAGAGAATTTACTGATATAGATAAAAATATAATAAAACAGATAAATAAAGGGTTAATAGCTAATCTTAAACTTGCTTGGGAAGATGTAATGGAGGTTGAGCCAGAAATAGAGGGACTTGAAACAAATCCTGCACTAAATCAAACTTTGGCACCTAATGAACCAGTAGCGCTTATTACATTTTCTGTTGAAATGGGAGGAAACAATACATTTATAAATATATGTATTCCTTACCTTAGTATAGAAAAGGTTCTCGATAAACTTGTAGTTCAATATTGGTTTAGAGAAAACAATACAGAAACACTAGAAGGGTCTAAAGAAAAATTAAGAAAAAGAATGAATGTTGTAGAATTACCTATGACGGTTGTACTTGGAAGTACAAATTTAACAATTGGACAATTCTTAACACTTTCTGTTGGAGATGTAATAACCTTAGATAGTTTAACTTCAAGTCCTGTAAAAGTAGTGGTTGGAAATGAACCTTATTTATTAGGAAGACCAGGAACTATAGGTAAAAATAGAGGCGTTCAAATACTAGATATTATCGATAAGGATGTGGAAAACTATGAATAG
- a CDS encoding response regulator, translating to MSKVLIVDDAAFMRMMIKDILEKNGYEVVGEASNGLKAVELYKSEKPDVVTMDITMPDMDGIEAVKAIRDFDPAAKIIMCSAMGQQTMVMDAIKSGAKDFIVKPFQADRVLEAVKKVIG from the coding sequence ATGTCTAAAGTATTAATTGTTGATGATGCTGCTTTTATGAGAATGATGATAAAGGATATATTAGAAAAAAATGGTTATGAGGTTGTAGGGGAAGCAAGTAATGGATTAAAAGCTGTGGAACTTTATAAATCAGAAAAACCAGATGTAGTTACAATGGATATAACAATGCCGGATATGGATGGTATAGAAGCTGTTAAAGCAATAAGAGACTTTGATCCTGCTGCAAAAATAATTATGTGTAGTGCTATGGGACAACAAACAATGGTAATGGATGCAATAAAATCAGGAGCAAAAGATTTTATAGTAAAACCATTCCAAGCAGATAGAGTACTTGAAGCTGTTAAAAAAGTTATAGGTTAA